In Halobaculum rubrum, the following are encoded in one genomic region:
- the upp gene encoding uracil phosphoribosyltransferase, whose product MAIEDRGDAHLITHALAKDTLSRLRDVETEQVAFRKGLVKLGRICGYEIIDGAMETEFVSIETPMAETTGERVKGLDNVVIINVLRAATPFVEGLLKAFPRAKQGVISAGRNEEAGMGPDGTFPIEIDYTKLPDITEEDTVIVADPMLATGSTMCAVLDHVLGDNPEPEDLFVLSAVSAPDGLTRVAEAAPQADLLTVAIDEELNDEGFIVPGLGDAGDRAFRTQ is encoded by the coding sequence ATGGCCATCGAGGACCGAGGGGACGCACACCTCATCACGCACGCGCTGGCGAAGGACACGCTGTCGCGGCTGCGCGACGTGGAGACGGAACAGGTCGCGTTCCGCAAGGGGCTGGTGAAGCTGGGCCGTATCTGCGGCTACGAGATCATCGACGGCGCGATGGAGACGGAGTTCGTCTCGATCGAGACGCCGATGGCCGAGACGACCGGCGAGCGCGTGAAGGGGCTCGACAACGTCGTGATCATCAACGTCCTCCGGGCCGCGACGCCGTTCGTCGAGGGACTGCTGAAGGCGTTCCCGCGGGCCAAACAGGGCGTCATCTCCGCCGGTCGCAACGAGGAGGCCGGCATGGGCCCGGACGGTACCTTCCCCATCGAGATCGACTACACGAAGCTGCCCGACATCACCGAGGAGGACACCGTCATCGTCGCCGACCCGATGCTCGCGACGGGGTCGACCATGTGCGCCGTCCTCGATCACGTGCTCGGGGACAACCCCGAGCCGGAGGACCTGTTCGTCCTCTCGGCGGTCTCCGCGCCCGACGGGCTCACCCGCGTTGCCGAGGCGGCGCCCCAAGCGGATCTCCTCACCGTCGCCATCGACGAGGAACTCAACGACGAGGGGTTCATCGTCCCCGGCCTCGGCGACGCCGGCGACCGCGCGTTCCGGACGCAGTAG
- the hisA gene encoding 1-(5-phosphoribosyl)-5-[(5-phosphoribosylamino)methylideneamino]imidazole-4-carboxamide isomerase, with protein MTHFPEFEVIPAVDMQEGEVVQLVQGERGTATRYGDPVEAARRWIDEGARTLHLVDLDGAFEGERVNAAAVDAVLDAVDVPVQLGGGIRTADGALDLLGRGVDRVILGTAAVENPDIVADISEKHPGSVMVSLDAKDGEVVVSGWTEGTGLDPAEAAGRYEDLGAGAILFTDVDVEGQLEGINRESVERVVDAVDIPVVASGGVTTLDDVRALREAGAAAVVVGTALYEGRFTLAEAQST; from the coding sequence ATGACTCACTTCCCGGAGTTCGAGGTGATCCCCGCCGTCGACATGCAGGAGGGCGAGGTCGTCCAGTTGGTGCAGGGCGAGCGCGGCACCGCCACCCGCTACGGCGACCCCGTCGAGGCGGCCCGACGCTGGATCGACGAGGGCGCCCGGACGCTCCACCTGGTCGACCTCGACGGCGCCTTCGAGGGCGAGCGCGTCAACGCCGCCGCCGTCGACGCCGTCCTCGACGCGGTGGACGTGCCCGTCCAGCTCGGCGGCGGGATCCGCACCGCCGACGGCGCGCTCGATCTCCTCGGTCGCGGCGTCGACCGCGTCATCCTCGGCACCGCCGCCGTCGAGAACCCCGACATCGTCGCGGATATCTCCGAGAAGCACCCCGGGAGCGTGATGGTGAGCCTCGACGCGAAGGACGGGGAGGTCGTCGTCTCCGGGTGGACGGAAGGAACTGGCCTCGATCCGGCGGAGGCCGCCGGCCGCTACGAGGACCTCGGCGCGGGCGCGATCCTGTTCACCGACGTGGACGTTGAGGGACAGCTGGAGGGCATCAACCGCGAGAGCGTCGAGCGCGTCGTCGACGCCGTCGACATCCCGGTCGTCGCCTCCGGCGGCGTGACGACGCTCGACGACGTTCGCGCGCTGCGCGAGGCCGGCGCCGCGGCCGTCGTCGTCGGCACCGCGCTGTACGAGGGTCGGTTCACCCTCGCGGAGGCGCAGTCGACCTGA
- a CDS encoding NAD-dependent epimerase/dehydratase family protein has translation MGSTVVVTGGLGRSGRWIVDRLADDHEVVCVDLDHPGYEVTPRENVDFRAVDLTDAGETLDLVGEVDPDAVVHWGSHPSPTRYTGSRVFQDNVAGAYNVLVAAGRAGATVVQASSESAYGLAFAEETPLPEELPITEDHPMRPEDPYGTGKVVAEEIADMVHRRDGVPVTSIRPSWIQYPGEYACRDFDALADGAGNCWSYVDVRDVASLVARAVADPPRGHEAVHAAAADNYLGRSTAEAVEDHFGGLPDACELDGEQSALSTARAAELFGWSPEHEWRTAREEDVSAPELWS, from the coding sequence ATGGGCTCCACAGTCGTCGTCACCGGCGGTCTCGGACGCTCGGGCCGCTGGATAGTCGACCGGCTCGCCGACGACCACGAGGTCGTCTGCGTCGATCTCGACCACCCCGGCTACGAGGTGACTCCACGCGAGAACGTCGACTTCCGCGCCGTCGACCTCACCGACGCCGGCGAGACGCTCGACCTCGTCGGCGAGGTCGACCCCGACGCGGTCGTCCACTGGGGCTCACATCCGTCGCCGACGCGCTACACGGGGAGTCGCGTCTTTCAGGACAACGTCGCCGGCGCGTACAACGTCCTCGTCGCCGCCGGCCGCGCGGGCGCGACCGTCGTGCAGGCGTCCAGCGAGAGCGCCTACGGCCTCGCGTTCGCCGAGGAGACGCCCCTTCCGGAGGAGCTCCCGATCACCGAGGACCACCCGATGCGGCCCGAGGACCCGTACGGAACCGGGAAAGTCGTCGCCGAGGAGATCGCGGACATGGTCCACCGCCGCGACGGCGTCCCGGTCACGTCGATCCGTCCGTCGTGGATCCAGTATCCGGGTGAGTACGCCTGCCGGGATTTCGACGCGCTCGCCGACGGCGCGGGCAACTGCTGGTCCTACGTCGACGTGCGGGACGTCGCTTCCCTCGTCGCTCGCGCGGTCGCTGACCCGCCCAGGGGCCACGAGGCGGTCCACGCCGCCGCCGCAGACAACTACCTCGGCCGGTCGACCGCCGAGGCGGTCGAGGACCACTTCGGGGGACTCCCCGACGCGTGCGAACTCGATGGAGAGCAGTCGGCGCTGTCGACGGCGAGGGCGGCCGAACTGTTCGGCTGGAGTCCGGAGCACGAGTGGCGAACCGCGCGCGAGGAGGACGTGTCGGCGCCCGAACTGTGGAGCTAG
- a CDS encoding S9 family peptidase has product MDHVQASDVHDIAKPSDPRVAPDGEHVAFVRSVPDDDESYESTVYVAPTDGDDDPRRLTLEEGTDAEPRFSPSGDRLAFTSTRGKDDDTQQLWLLPLGSPGGEAERVTDVVGGVSSLAWSPDGTRIAFLQSVTEEDREEERDMTVPEEYEPEEPDPRVVDRTVYRTGTEYFDGRRPQVYVLDVESGDLTRVTDGDHDHAGPTWGDDETLYFTAQKAGEDPDDNYQIDIVACDIESGETEDVHRTTGWGASLAATEDHRIAYTYTEAEQASIQPTELHVYDRAADETYDLTAELDRGLGYEAAPQWGPDEERVFFTTPDEGATSLWSAPGDASESPEREYRGGSVNGAHVADGVTAITKSEWDHPGDLFVLDGSEERRLSRLNDGYLDSVAVSEPEPIAFESEQGPVEGWVLTPPGFSEDETYPLAVEVHGGPHAMWTTSGTMWHEFQTLAARGYVVFWSNPRGSSGFGEEFMQAIERDWGDVTLTDVMAGVEEVADREYIDETNAFLTGGSFGGYMTSWAVGQTDYFRAAVSQRGVYDFAGFYGSTDGAYKLVEGDYDTTPWEEPEYLWEHSPVAYANEVDTPTLLIHSDRDYRTPDNTAELYHRILRKGGVDTRLVRYPREGHELSRSGEPAHIVDRIERIVRWFDGYSEHHDAERALDRPEGDGLSAGADDESDDSGE; this is encoded by the coding sequence ATGGACCATGTTCAGGCGAGCGACGTCCACGACATCGCCAAGCCGAGCGACCCACGGGTCGCGCCGGACGGCGAACACGTCGCGTTCGTTCGGAGCGTCCCCGACGACGACGAGTCCTACGAGTCGACGGTGTACGTTGCGCCGACCGACGGCGACGACGATCCCCGACGGCTGACGCTGGAGGAGGGAACCGACGCGGAGCCCCGGTTCTCGCCGTCCGGAGACAGACTCGCGTTCACCTCGACGCGTGGAAAGGACGACGACACCCAGCAGCTGTGGCTGCTCCCGCTCGGGAGCCCCGGCGGCGAGGCCGAGCGGGTGACGGACGTGGTCGGCGGCGTCAGTTCACTCGCGTGGAGTCCCGACGGGACTCGGATCGCGTTCCTCCAGTCCGTCACCGAGGAGGACCGCGAGGAGGAACGGGACATGACGGTTCCCGAGGAGTACGAGCCGGAAGAGCCGGACCCGCGGGTCGTCGATCGGACCGTCTACCGCACCGGCACGGAGTACTTCGACGGGAGGCGGCCGCAGGTGTACGTGCTCGACGTGGAGTCGGGCGACCTCACGCGCGTCACCGACGGCGACCACGATCACGCGGGGCCGACCTGGGGTGACGACGAGACGCTGTACTTCACGGCACAGAAGGCCGGCGAGGACCCGGACGACAACTACCAGATCGACATCGTCGCCTGCGACATCGAGTCGGGCGAGACCGAGGACGTCCACCGGACGACGGGGTGGGGCGCGTCGCTCGCGGCCACGGAGGACCACCGGATCGCCTACACCTACACCGAGGCCGAGCAGGCAAGCATCCAGCCGACCGAACTCCACGTGTACGACCGCGCGGCCGACGAGACGTACGACCTCACCGCAGAGCTCGACCGCGGGCTGGGCTACGAGGCGGCCCCGCAGTGGGGCCCCGACGAGGAGCGCGTGTTCTTCACGACGCCCGACGAGGGTGCGACGAGCCTCTGGTCGGCCCCCGGCGACGCGAGCGAGTCGCCCGAACGCGAGTACCGCGGGGGTTCGGTCAACGGCGCACACGTCGCCGACGGCGTGACCGCGATCACGAAAAGCGAGTGGGATCATCCCGGCGATCTGTTCGTGCTCGATGGATCCGAGGAGCGCAGACTGAGCCGTCTGAACGACGGGTACCTCGACTCAGTCGCCGTCTCGGAGCCGGAACCGATCGCGTTCGAGTCCGAGCAGGGGCCCGTGGAAGGGTGGGTGCTGACGCCGCCGGGGTTCAGTGAGGACGAGACGTATCCGCTCGCGGTGGAGGTCCACGGCGGTCCACACGCGATGTGGACGACGAGCGGAACGATGTGGCACGAGTTCCAGACGCTCGCGGCGCGCGGCTACGTCGTCTTCTGGTCGAACCCGCGCGGGTCGAGCGGCTTCGGGGAGGAGTTCATGCAGGCCATCGAGCGCGACTGGGGCGACGTGACCCTCACCGACGTGATGGCCGGCGTCGAGGAAGTCGCGGACAGGGAGTACATCGACGAGACGAACGCCTTCCTCACCGGCGGCTCCTTCGGCGGCTACATGACCTCGTGGGCCGTCGGACAGACCGACTACTTCCGCGCGGCCGTCTCCCAGCGCGGTGTGTACGACTTCGCCGGGTTCTACGGCTCCACCGACGGGGCGTACAAGCTGGTCGAGGGAGACTACGACACGACGCCGTGGGAGGAACCCGAGTATCTCTGGGAGCACTCGCCCGTCGCGTACGCGAACGAGGTCGACACGCCGACGCTGCTGATCCACTCGGATCGAGACTACCGAACGCCGGACAACACGGCGGAACTGTACCACCGCATCCTGCGCAAGGGTGGCGTCGACACGCGGCTGGTCCGATACCCGCGCGAGGGCCACGAACTGTCGCGCTCGGGCGAGCCGGCGCATATCGTCGACCGGATCGAGCGCATCGTCCGGTGGTTCGACGGCTACTCCGAGCATCACGACGCCGAGCGCGCGCTCGACCGTCCCGAGGGCGACGGACTGAGTGCGGGCGCGGACGACGAGAGCGACGACAGCGGGGAGTGA
- a CDS encoding cation:proton antiporter → MAAGSTAAGELHGLLALGVLIAAATLVAAAGRRVGIPTVPLYVLGGVLVGPHVAGAVGLPSIAPAEVLTLAEVGVVLLLFFLGLEFSIDRLIAARKKLSTAAAVDLFVNFPVGVVLGLLFGLGPLGAFLVGGIVYISSSAVITKSLVDLGWIADPEAEPVLGVLVAEDLVIAVYLALAVALVAGGSPVDALPRIAVALGFLIALALAAQFLAPWLAPYLGTSDEDLVVRTLAVALVISGLALSVGASEAVAGFFVGVGVGATPLHDRVADRIAPLRDAFAVVFFAWVGLNTDPVAVAGVAAFVLVAAALSGPAKVVSGGIAGRLYGLSPRRSLRTGLALVPRGEFSLIIAALAATSPDPTIARLIPAFAVGYVLVMSFAGTLAMSEADRIERLVGVTDG, encoded by the coding sequence ATGGCGGCGGGCTCGACCGCCGCCGGTGAGCTTCACGGTCTGCTCGCGCTCGGTGTCCTGATCGCGGCCGCGACGCTCGTCGCCGCGGCCGGCCGGCGTGTCGGGATCCCGACGGTCCCGCTGTACGTCCTCGGCGGGGTGCTCGTCGGCCCGCACGTCGCCGGCGCCGTCGGGCTCCCGTCGATCGCGCCCGCGGAGGTACTCACGCTCGCGGAGGTCGGGGTCGTCCTTCTCCTGTTCTTCCTCGGACTGGAGTTCAGCATCGACCGGCTGATCGCCGCCCGGAAGAAGCTCTCGACGGCCGCCGCCGTCGACCTGTTCGTGAACTTCCCCGTCGGCGTCGTCCTCGGCCTCCTGTTCGGGCTCGGCCCGCTCGGGGCGTTCCTCGTCGGGGGGATCGTGTACATCTCCTCGTCGGCGGTGATCACCAAGTCGCTGGTCGACCTCGGGTGGATCGCCGACCCCGAGGCCGAGCCGGTGCTCGGCGTCCTTGTCGCCGAGGACCTCGTCATCGCGGTCTACCTCGCGCTGGCGGTCGCGCTCGTCGCCGGCGGTTCGCCCGTCGACGCGCTCCCGCGGATCGCCGTCGCGCTGGGCTTCCTGATCGCGCTGGCGCTCGCCGCCCAGTTCCTCGCGCCGTGGCTCGCCCCCTACCTGGGCACGAGCGACGAGGACCTCGTCGTCCGGACGCTCGCGGTCGCGCTCGTGATCTCCGGGCTGGCGCTGTCGGTCGGCGCCAGCGAGGCGGTCGCGGGCTTCTTCGTCGGCGTCGGTGTCGGCGCCACCCCGCTGCACGACCGCGTCGCCGACCGGATCGCGCCGCTGCGGGACGCGTTCGCGGTCGTGTTCTTCGCGTGGGTCGGGCTCAACACCGACCCCGTCGCCGTCGCGGGCGTCGCCGCGTTCGTGCTGGTGGCGGCGGCACTGTCGGGGCCGGCGAAGGTCGTCAGCGGCGGGATCGCCGGCCGGCTGTACGGCCTCTCGCCGCGGCGCTCGCTGCGGACCGGGCTCGCGCTGGTGCCGCGCGGGGAGTTCTCGCTCATCATCGCCGCGCTGGCGGCGACCTCGCCGGACCCGACGATCGCCCGACTGATCCCGGCGTTCGCAGTCGGCTACGTGCTCGTGATGTCGTTCGCGGGCACGCTCGCGATGAGCGAGGCCGACCGGATCGAGCGGCTGGTCGGCGTGACGGACGGTTGA
- the hisB gene encoding imidazoleglycerol-phosphate dehydratase HisB — protein sequence MSDRTAAVSRETAETEIDLTLAIDGDGDGEIDTGVGFFDHMLTAFAKHGLFDLTVRCDGDTHIDDHHTVEDVGIALGEAFAEALGDKRGIRRYADRRVPLDEAVAGVVVDVSGRPYVEFSGEFSQAAVGELTSDMARHFAYSLAMNAGVTLHAEIETGVNAHHEVEALFKALARALDDATRLDDRRSDTPSTKGDL from the coding sequence ATGAGCGACCGCACGGCGGCCGTCAGTCGGGAGACGGCCGAGACGGAGATCGACCTCACGCTCGCGATCGACGGCGACGGCGACGGCGAGATCGACACCGGCGTCGGCTTCTTCGACCACATGCTGACCGCCTTCGCGAAGCACGGACTGTTCGATCTGACCGTCCGCTGCGACGGCGACACCCACATCGACGACCACCACACCGTCGAGGACGTGGGGATCGCCCTCGGCGAGGCGTTCGCGGAGGCGCTGGGCGACAAGCGGGGCATCCGCCGCTACGCGGACCGGCGCGTGCCGCTCGACGAGGCGGTCGCGGGCGTCGTCGTCGACGTGAGCGGCCGGCCGTACGTCGAGTTCTCCGGCGAGTTCTCGCAGGCGGCGGTGGGCGAGTTGACCAGCGACATGGCACGGCACTTCGCGTACTCGCTGGCGATGAACGCCGGGGTGACGCTGCACGCCGAGATCGAGACCGGCGTCAACGCCCACCACGAGGTCGAGGCGCTGTTCAAGGCGCTCGCGCGAGCGCTGGACGACGCGACCCGCCTCGACGACCGCCGCAGCGACACGCCAAGCACCAAAGGTGATCTCTGA
- a CDS encoding DUF7569 family protein — protein sequence MADSCDACGSSVEDALARTIRLSVDRSTVDEQRLCPGCFADWIDRYEQQLQSEPDVTIDEDNDIIVD from the coding sequence ATGGCCGATTCCTGTGACGCGTGCGGGTCGTCGGTGGAGGACGCGCTCGCCCGGACGATCCGGCTCTCGGTCGACCGCTCGACGGTCGACGAGCAGCGCCTGTGCCCGGGCTGCTTCGCCGACTGGATCGACCGCTACGAGCAACAGCTGCAGTCCGAGCCGGACGTGACGATCGACGAGGACAACGACATCATCGTCGACTGA
- a CDS encoding IMPACT family protein, producing METPNTYRTAAGRASAEFTVQGSRFIGHLAPADTVDAAEAFVDEVRAEFDDATHNVPAYRVPAGDGGPSTAPGEVMLREYANDDGEPTGSAGKPALNVLEQQEIRNVVAVVTRYYGGTNLGVGGLARAYSRAVKEGLDAAGVVEEAPHERVAATVAYDDSGTVRGILESAGVEFDADYDAEVAFEARVPVADAPELRDRLRSATSGRVDIE from the coding sequence ATGGAGACCCCCAACACGTACCGCACCGCCGCCGGCCGCGCGTCCGCGGAGTTCACGGTGCAGGGGTCACGGTTCATCGGCCACCTCGCGCCCGCGGACACCGTCGACGCGGCGGAGGCGTTCGTCGACGAGGTGCGCGCTGAGTTCGACGACGCCACCCACAACGTCCCCGCGTACCGCGTCCCCGCGGGCGACGGCGGCCCGTCCACGGCGCCCGGTGAGGTGATGCTCCGTGAGTACGCGAACGACGACGGCGAGCCGACCGGCTCCGCGGGCAAGCCGGCGCTGAACGTGCTCGAACAGCAGGAGATCCGCAACGTCGTCGCGGTCGTCACGCGCTACTACGGCGGGACGAACCTCGGCGTCGGCGGGCTCGCACGGGCCTACTCCCGCGCGGTGAAGGAGGGGCTGGACGCCGCCGGCGTCGTCGAGGAAGCGCCCCACGAGCGGGTCGCCGCCACCGTCGCGTACGACGACTCCGGCACCGTCCGCGGCATCCTCGAGTCGGCGGGCGTCGAGTTCGACGCCGACTACGACGCCGAAGTCGCCTTCGAGGCGCGCGTGCCCGTCGCCGATGCGCCGGAACTGCGGGATCGACTCCGCTCGGCGACGAGCGGCCGCGTCGACATCGAGTAG
- the mdh gene encoding malate dehydrogenase, with the protein MTKVSVIGAAGTVGAAAGYNIALRDIADELVFVDIPDMEETTIGQAADTNHGVAYDSNTRIRQGGYEATEGSDVVVITAGIPRKEGQTRIDLAGDNAPIMEDIGESLREYNDDFVSITTSNPVDLLNRHLYESGERAREKVIGFGGRLDSARFRYVLSERFDAPVTNVEATILGEHGDAQVPVFSKVRVDGADPEFTADEKEEILGDLQESAMDVISRKGATEWGPATGVAHMVEAVVRDTGEVLPGSVALEGEFGHEDTAFGVPVKLGSDGVEAVVEWELDDYEVDLMDEAAEKLADQYDEIA; encoded by the coding sequence ATGACGAAAGTCAGCGTGATCGGCGCGGCGGGAACCGTGGGCGCCGCAGCGGGGTACAACATCGCGCTCCGGGACATCGCGGACGAACTCGTGTTCGTCGACATCCCGGACATGGAAGAGACGACGATCGGCCAGGCGGCCGACACCAACCACGGAGTCGCGTACGACTCCAACACGCGGATCCGGCAGGGCGGCTACGAGGCCACCGAGGGGTCCGACGTCGTCGTCATCACCGCGGGCATCCCGCGAAAGGAGGGCCAGACCCGGATCGATCTGGCGGGCGACAACGCGCCCATCATGGAGGACATCGGCGAGTCCCTGCGCGAGTACAACGACGACTTCGTGTCGATCACCACGTCGAACCCCGTGGACCTGCTCAACCGCCACCTGTACGAGAGCGGCGAGCGCGCCCGGGAGAAGGTGATCGGCTTCGGCGGTCGCCTCGACTCCGCGCGCTTCCGGTACGTCCTCTCCGAGCGCTTCGACGCGCCCGTGACGAACGTCGAGGCGACGATCCTCGGCGAGCACGGCGACGCACAGGTGCCCGTGTTCTCGAAGGTCCGCGTCGACGGGGCCGACCCCGAGTTCACCGCCGACGAGAAGGAGGAGATCCTCGGCGACCTGCAGGAGTCGGCGATGGACGTCATCTCGCGCAAGGGCGCGACAGAGTGGGGTCCGGCGACCGGCGTCGCCCACATGGTCGAGGCGGTCGTCCGCGACACCGGCGAGGTGCTCCCCGGCTCGGTCGCGCTGGAGGGCGAGTTCGGCCACGAGGACACCGCCTTCGGCGTCCCGGTGAAGCTCGGATCCGACGGCGTCGAGGCAGTCGTCGAGTGGGAGCTGGACGACTACGAGGTCGACCTCATGGACGAGGCGGCCGAAAAGCTCGCGGACCAGTACGACGAGATCGCGTAA
- a CDS encoding cation:proton antiporter regulatory subunit, with protein sequence MTVYESDLPGVGKKHEIELDGDERLVVVTHNTGKREVFRRVDEASDAEKLFELSDGLARTVGTVLEGAYFQPVATENIDTVLGDDALIEWYEVPENSELAGETIEAADVRRRTGASIIAVEHGDEVTPNPDPGAGVRAGDTVVVIGSRSEVDSFQATFIDSGGGNGVDGDVVDGSGDGGN encoded by the coding sequence ATGACGGTCTACGAGTCCGACCTCCCGGGAGTCGGGAAGAAACACGAGATCGAGTTGGACGGCGACGAGCGACTCGTCGTCGTCACGCACAACACCGGTAAACGCGAGGTGTTCCGACGGGTCGACGAGGCCAGCGACGCCGAGAAGCTGTTCGAACTCTCGGACGGGCTCGCGCGCACCGTCGGGACCGTGCTGGAGGGGGCGTACTTCCAGCCGGTCGCCACCGAGAACATCGACACGGTCCTCGGTGACGACGCGCTCATCGAGTGGTACGAGGTGCCCGAGAACTCCGAACTCGCGGGCGAGACGATCGAGGCGGCCGACGTCCGCCGGCGCACGGGCGCGTCGATCATCGCGGTCGAACACGGCGACGAGGTGACGCCGAATCCCGACCCCGGGGCGGGCGTGCGCGCCGGCGACACCGTCGTCGTCATCGGCTCGCGCTCGGAGGTCGATTCCTTCCAAGCCACGTTCATCGACTCCGGCGGCGGGAACGGGGTCGACGGCGACGTGGTCGACGGATCCGGCGACGGCGGGAACTGA
- a CDS encoding amino acid-binding protein, giving the protein MFDEILGKFEGSPGQQAVVRLLLARGFSVNEEGRVVSGGIEIPDTGIAREAGVDRRVVDATTTAIREDGELRRIFANITSVPSLMDLAPVLGLTVLTVEVGDPDAAGIVAEITGLLADAGLSLRQVLSDDPEFADEPKLYLITDEELPGDLLVSIRELEYVRSVEF; this is encoded by the coding sequence ATGTTCGACGAGATCCTGGGGAAGTTCGAGGGGTCGCCGGGGCAGCAGGCGGTGGTCAGGCTCCTGCTCGCGCGGGGGTTCTCCGTCAACGAGGAGGGCCGCGTCGTCTCCGGCGGGATCGAGATCCCCGACACCGGGATCGCCCGCGAGGCGGGCGTCGACCGCCGGGTCGTCGACGCGACGACGACTGCGATCCGCGAGGACGGGGAGCTACGCCGGATCTTCGCCAACATCACCTCGGTGCCGAGCCTAATGGACCTGGCGCCGGTGCTCGGGCTCACCGTGCTCACCGTCGAGGTCGGCGATCCGGACGCCGCCGGCATCGTCGCCGAGATCACGGGGCTGCTCGCCGACGCCGGCCTCTCGCTGCGACAGGTGCTCTCCGACGACCCCGAGTTCGCGGACGAGCCGAAGCTGTATCTCATCACCGACGAGGAGCTTCCGGGCGACCTCCTCGTGTCGATCCGCGAGCTGGAGTACGTCCGAAGCGTCGAGTTCTGA
- a CDS encoding CheF family chemotaxis protein — protein MSETVVADFVGRFFAPGIEGDPPTGRIILSRRRLVLAADGYKETIPLSSVFDVKVGQVPPEMAGYFNDTVTVAYRTDDTRGVAAIEGNDTNIDRFATVLFKVLLNGTKALVRHPAKVGGRVVETETHTARLDVTQGALSFEGCPEPFTVDLRGVVSVERSQRDLGNGTHPVISFRHIEGGTAVTSQVGMSSGRLTNILGRYIRLRYADVKEELEDVELGEEETEVLVAAYSAGPSVSLSKVVDIEPQRLTMLLNGLIDEELLVDTDEGTKLTAKGRVIVGQRIESVNT, from the coding sequence ATGAGCGAGACGGTCGTCGCCGACTTCGTCGGTCGGTTCTTCGCGCCCGGGATCGAGGGCGACCCGCCGACGGGTCGGATCATCCTGAGTCGGCGACGGCTCGTGCTCGCGGCCGACGGCTACAAGGAGACGATCCCGCTGTCGTCGGTGTTCGACGTGAAGGTGGGACAGGTGCCGCCGGAGATGGCCGGCTACTTCAACGACACCGTCACCGTCGCCTACCGCACGGACGATACCCGCGGCGTCGCGGCGATCGAGGGGAACGACACCAACATCGACCGCTTCGCGACGGTGCTGTTCAAGGTGCTGCTCAACGGGACGAAGGCGCTGGTTCGGCATCCGGCGAAGGTCGGCGGGCGCGTCGTCGAGACGGAGACGCACACGGCCCGCCTCGACGTGACCCAGGGCGCGCTCTCGTTCGAGGGCTGTCCCGAGCCGTTCACGGTCGACCTGCGCGGCGTCGTCTCGGTCGAGCGCAGCCAACGCGACCTCGGCAACGGCACACACCCCGTCATCTCCTTCCGGCACATCGAGGGCGGCACCGCCGTCACCTCGCAGGTCGGCATGAGCTCCGGGCGGCTCACGAACATTCTCGGGCGGTACATCCGCCTGCGCTACGCCGACGTGAAGGAGGAGCTGGAGGACGTCGAGTTGGGCGAGGAGGAGACGGAAGTGCTCGTGGCCGCCTACTCGGCCGGACCGAGCGTCTCGCTGTCGAAGGTTGTCGACATCGAGCCCCAGCGGCTCACCATGCTCCTCAACGGTCTCATCGACGAGGAGCTGCTCGTCGACACCGACGAGGGGACGAAACTCACCGCCAAGGGCCGGGTCATCGTCGGCCAACGGATCGAGAGCGTGAACACCTGA